The following are from one region of the Neurospora crassa OR74A linkage group III, whole genome shotgun sequence genome:
- a CDS encoding actin cytoskeleton-regulatory complex protein pan-1: MYSNSNAFLGGANSLRPGQQPQQQQQQYGAPSPFGQQGPMQPQPTGFAPQPTGFAPQPTGFGQQQTGYGQQQQQPLQQQFTGYPGLQAPQQQPQLQQQFTGFQPQATGFQPQVTGFQPQATGFQPQAPQQQPFQTGMPPVPAIPQQFQQQQSFQQQQQQQQQPSIQQPQPTGFPSVQIQAPAQQPAPTAQGGIAPPPPVKPQATGFSEMAASFQTAGGKGRRAEQKTNTVKIPNIRLSFITAHDQARFETLFKSAVGEGQTTMSGEKARDLLLRSKLDGDSLSQIWTLADTTRSGQLHFPEFALAMYLCNLKITGKALPSVLPDHIKNEVSSMVDIINFSITDDAGSSSAPASNAPSFATQQNTAAVPTIQQPQPQPSNSAILQAQMTGFPAQQTGFMGQNQGLQPQQTGFPGMNPQPTGYAGPMPPMPPMPTGFGSNLSPNAGPGGMVAPLNSQPTGMPGQWGLVNTPATGLPLIDALQARMMPQLGREQRNYTTAGLQGNAVIPWAITKDEKTRYDALFRAWDGLNKGFIAGDAAIEIFGQSGLDKPDLERIWTLADNGNKGRLDLDEFAVAMHLIYRKLNGYPIPNQLPPELVPPSARNLSASIGMVKNMLHQESELRKNTGASLLPQKTGVSYLKGHSFKNTGANRKDATVFKNNDEEVGYRSSARRRVGTSPRPESPAASNSGDDLTIEQLRKKIKEKQVLLDAMDFNDEKNMEEDDILDRRDRREADELYRRIRRIQEDIDNHPDAQLMSADSDAERRALKRQLQQLTDRIPELASQVRKTEKAIADARLELFRLKDAKAHPNSAAAIVGTGPGGMVTESDRIKARAKAMMQQRTAALMGKKIDIGDDDADGPKRLEEENIKIKTEKENNERMVRDVEDSVREFAKGIEDSLKEGAPDSTSEHEKRRWEDALGVEDEVRDFIFDLQRESRAARIRSQDRQGGRKATQEPVKAEAPVSTRVETPSPSISRTSTPASTAGGGSYSSYKTPEERAAFIKQQAEQRMAERLAALGLKAPGKPGETAAQRAERERAERAEKRRQAEEEDARREAERQAKLAEEEGGPAPVASPKADSRPPPPPPSRKAGKADDRRDEEAAAKKAEEERLEREREEQERETRELEESAKAQEDELAKERAEADARLKALEEQVRLGKLKKEEEKRKKKAAMAEAKEKEAQLAARRAEIEAARKREEELRKQLEAIDDEDSSSSDEEGPEQITPQASTPTVGGSQVGTHEQEPNSPPPPAPASVASPPQIVTTSPNAERESRNPYFKMMSQSSEASTSSVAAPVASPPPPADVSTNPFHRMTQAAAAPAAAVSSAVSGAVSGISDAISGVMPSRRRPNDDDDDDWGSEKGSDDEDSDDEGRPGGNSAAALASILFGTMAPPRPLSATGEKPTASTPPVVSSPSSPPPPPAPVEPSAGSPPPPPPPPPGPPPAPSGGAPPPPPPPPPMPESGAPAAPPPPPPPGPPPAPGAVPPPPPPPPGGAPAPSLPAGRPAGLLGEIQAGRALKKTQTKDKSQAAVAGRVLD, encoded by the exons ATGTACTCGAACTCGAATGCCTTCCTCGGGGGCGCCAACAGCCTTCGCCCCGgccagcagccgcagcagcaacagcaacaatacGGCGCCCCGAGTCCGTTTGGCCAACAGGGCCCGATGCAGCCTCAGCCGACCGGGTTTGCGCCGCAGCCGACTGGGTTCGCTCCCCAACCTACCGGCTTTGGTCAACAACAGACCGGCTATggtcagcaacaacagcagccgcTCCAGCAGCAGTTCACGGGATACCCGGGGTTGCAGGCCCCCCAGCAACAGCCTCAGCTTCAGCAACAGTTCACCGGTTTCCAACCCCAGGCTACTGGCTTCCAACCCCAGGTTACTGGCTTCCAGCCTCAGGCTACTGGCTTCCAGCCCCAAGcgccccagcagcagccgttCCAGACCGGCATGCCTCCTGTCCCAGCGATTCCCCAGCAgttccagcaacagcagtcgttccagcagcagcagcagcagcagcagcagccatcgATTCAGCAACCCCAGCCGACTGGGTTCCCATCCGTACAGATCCAAGCGCCGGCTCAACAGCCTGCCCCGACCGCCCAGGGTGGCAtcgcccctcctccgcccgtGAAGCCCCAGGCTACGGGCTTTTCTGAGATGGCCGCCTCTTTCCAGACGGCTGGGGGCAAGGGACGGAGGGCCGAGCAGAAGACCAACACCGTCAAGATCCCCAACATCCGCCTTTCTTTCATCACGGCGCATGACCAGGCCAGGTTCGAGACGCTTTTCAAGTCGGCTGTGGGAGAAGGACAGACTACCATGTCGGGTGAAAAGGCGAGAGATCTCCTTCTGCGGTCGAAGCTGGATGGGGACTCGCTATCACAAATCTGGACATTGGCGGATACCACAAGGTCTGGGCAGCTACACTTCCCCGAGTTTGCCCTGGCCATGTACCTTTGCAACCTCAAGATCACTGGCAAGGCACTTCCTAGCGTCCTACCTGATCACATCAAGAACGAGGTTTCGAGCATGGTGGACATCATCAACTTTAGTATCACCGACGATGCGGGCTCTAGCTCTGCCCCGGCATCTAACGCCCCCAGCTTTGCTACGCAGCAGAATACGGCGGCCGTTCCGACCATTCAACAGCCCCAGCCGCAGCCGTCAAACTCGGCGATTCTCCAGGCGCAGATGACTGGCTTTCCTGCTCAGCAAACTGGTTTCATGGGTCAGAACCAGGGCCTTCAACCCCAGCAGACTGGATTCCCGGGAATGAACCCCCAGCCAACTGGCTACGCCGGTCCTATGCCTCCCATGCCTCCCATGCCGACCGGATTTGGCTCAAATCTGTCGCCTAACGCTGGCCCTGGCGGCATGGTTGCTCCTCTCAACTCTCAGCCCACGGGAATGCCTGGACAATGGGGACTTGTTAATACGCCTGCCACCGGATTGCCTCTCATTGATGCGCTCCAGGCTCGCATGATGCCTCAACTGGGACGTGAACAGCGGAATTATACTACGGCCGGACTTCAAGGTAATGCCGTTATCCCCTGGGCCATCaccaaggacgagaagacGAGGTACGATGCCCTGTTCCGGGCTTGGGATGGTCTGAACAAGGGTTTCATCGCTGGCGATGCTGCTATCGAGATCTTTGGTCAGAGTGGCTTGGACAAGCCTGATCTTGAGCGCATCTGGACCCTCGCCGACAATGGAAACAAGGGCCGCCTGGATTTGGATGAATTTGCGGTGGCTATGCATCTGATTTACCGCAAGCTTAACGGCTACCCTATTCCTAACCAGCTTCCTCCTGAGCTTGTTCCCCCTTCTGCGAGAAACCTCAGTGCGTCTATTGGTATGGTCAAAAACATGCTTCATCAGGAATCCGAGCTCCGCAAAAACACTGGGGCCTCGTTGCTGCCCCAGAAGACCGGCGTCAGCTATCTTAAAGGCCACTCTTTCAAGAACACTGGGGCTAACCGCAAGGATGCTACCGTGTTCAAGAACAACGATGAGGAGGTGGGGTATCGCTCCAGCGCGCGCCGTCGCGTGGGCACGTCTCCTCGTCCTGAATCTCCGGCGGCTAGTAACTCCGGTGATGACCTGACTATTGAGCAGCTTcgcaagaagatcaaggagaagcaggTACTTCTTGATGCCATGGATTTCAACGATGAGAAGAAcatggaggaagacgacatTCTTGACAGACGCGACCGCCGCGAGGCCGATGAACTATACCGCCGTATCCGGAGAATCCAGGAGGACATTGACAATCATCCAGATGCCCAGCTGATGAGCGCCGACTCTGATGCCGAGAGACGCGCACTTAAGCGCCAGCTGCAGCAGCTTACTGACAGAATCCCAGAGCTTGCGTCCCAGGTTCGGAAGACTGAGAAGGCCATTGCTGACGCCAGACTTGAGCTCTTCCGTCTCAAGGATGCCAAGGCTCATCCTAACAGCGCCGCCGCCATTGTCGGTACTGGCCCGGGTGGTATGGTCACCGAGTCCGACAGAATCAAGGCCCGTGCGAAGGCTATGATGCAGCAGCGGACAGCTGCCTTGATGGGCAAGAAGATCGATatcggtgatgatgatgccgatgGCCCCAAGCgcttggaagaggagaaCATCAAGATTAAGACCGAAAAAGAGAACAACGAGCGCATGGTCAGAGACGTTGAAGATAGCGTCCGCGAATTCGCCAAGGGTATTGAGGATAGTCTCAAGGAGGGTGCTCCGGATTCCACCTCTGAACACGAGAAGCGTCGCTGGGAGGATGCCCTTGGCGTGGAGGACGAGGTCAGAGACTTCATCTTCGATCTTCAGCGGGAAAGCCGGGCCGCTCGGATTCGGTCTCAGGACCGTCAGGGCGGCCGTAAGGCCACCCAGGAACCTGTCAAGGCTGAGGCCCCTGTTTCTACCCGCGTAGAAACCCCTTCCCCGTCGATTTCGCGGACATCTACCCCGGCCTCCACTGCTGGCGGCGGTTCTTACTCTTCCTACAAGACACCAGAGGAGCGCGCTGCCTTCATCAAACAGCAGGCCGAGCAGCGCATGGCTGAGCGCCTTGCTGCTCTCGGACTCAAGGCTCCCGGTAAGCCAGGTGAGACTGCCGCTCAGCGAGCTGAGCGCGAAAGGGCTGAGCGAGCTGAGAAGCGGCGTcaggccgaagaggaagatgctCGTCGTGAGGCCGAAAGACAAGCGAAGCTggctgaagaggaaggcgggCCTGCGCCTGTCGCATCTCCCAAGGCCGATTCTCGCCCGCCCCCTCCGCCCCCGAGCAGAAAGGCCGGCAAGGCCGATGATAGACGCGACGAGGAGGCTGCCGCTAAGAAGGCTGAGGAAGAACGCCTGGAACGTGAGCGTGAGGAGCAGGAGCGTGAAACTCGTGAGCTAGA GGAAAGCGCCAAGGCCCAAGAAGACGAACTTGCCAAGGAACGTGCGGAAGCTGATGCTCGTCTCAAGGCCCTGGAAGAGCAAGTCCGATTGGGCaagctgaagaaggaagaggagaagcgtaagaagaaggctgctaTGGCTGAGGctaaggaaaaggaggcccAGTTGGCTGCTCGCCGTGCCGAAATCGAGGCCGCCCGTAAGCGTGAAGAGGAGCTCCGCAAGCAACTCGAAGCGATCGACGATGAAGACAGCTCCTCTTCCGACGAAGAGGGCCCGGAGCAAATCACTCCCCAGGCGTCTACTCCTACTGTTGGTGGTAGCCAAGTCGGCACTCACGAGCAGGAGCCCAactctccccctcctcctgccCCGGCGTCTGTGGCCTCCCCTCCCCAGATCGTTACGACTAGCCCCAACGCCGAGAGGGAGAGTCGCAACCCGTACTTCAAAATGATGTCCCAGTCCTCTGAAGCATCTACTTCTTCGGTTGCCGCACCAGTCGcttcgcctcctccgccggcCGATGTCTCGACTAACCCGTTCCACCGCATGACGCAGGCAGCCGCCGCgccagctgctgctgttaGCAGCGCTGTTAGTGGTGCTGTCAGCGGTATCAGCGATGCTATTAGTGGTGTAATGCCTAGCAGACGTCGTCccaacgatgatgatgatgatgactggGGCTCGGAGAAGGGCTCGGACGATGAGGACTCCGATGACGAGGGCAGGCCGGGCGGCAATAGCGCCGCTGCGCTTGCCTCCATTCTCTTTGGTACCATGGCGCCTCCTCGTCCCCTGTCCGCCACCGGTGAAAAGCCTACTGCAAGCACTCCTCCGGTTGTCAGCTCCCCTAGCtcgcctccccctcctccggccCCAGTGGAGCCCTCTGCTGgttctccccctcctcctccgccccctcccccgggtcctcctcctgccCCCAGCGGTGGTGCTcccccgccgcctcctcctcctccgcctatGCCTGAGTCCGGAGCccctgctgctcctcccccgccccctcctcccggtCCCCCTCCCGCTCCTGGTGCCGTTCCTCCCCCgccaccccctcctcctggtGGTGCCCCTGCTCCCTCTCTTCCTGCTGGAAGACCCGCTGGCCTCCTTGGAGAGATCCAAGCCGGCAGGGCTCTCAAGAAGACGCAGACGAAGGACAAGAGCCAAGCTGCTGTTGCCGGCCGGGTGCTCGACTAA